From the genome of Onthophagus taurus isolate NC chromosome 5, IU_Otau_3.0, whole genome shotgun sequence, one region includes:
- the LOC111422294 gene encoding trichohyalin-like, with protein sequence MFFLKVIVFYTSVCVYNGNGVKVPIRPNEESLRVLVQDPTIGVQEINLFRDLNPSLIVKKQDELVEDAIKKVEEKSGVNDVEKEKIMNAYLERLRQVGEDGYSGIRNRNLEFYEQRKDGPKKVNDENKDLEEDNGKEESQKISKSQKTFDKFISIPFETKSDQNNEKNNNQLGNSVQTLSKRKYHKDKVINEPEIDEDNYKEPISYHEDPGPIPTKVNYPGQGQWARKGRKHKPHVTVHKHLYPETDHENINKNGEFEIYDHNKNIYDEEREGYFNNLKKYSEGYNTDETNHEEEPQDFIPYRTYSQVRRSDVERRIPKKGRSSSKRNSKKSKKKKDKRLKEIQKNSKAHTVYTEEGYEDSAYDHGGSEKKGDKVEKDKRIHEENQKIKSDEIRPEDESENEEILRHDRYEPEKEESESRVNERRIRTARRKIKENENKEKNEKGNENENKEKDAIVTREGEPSKYFTYENEDWFQQYRFDNINDYFTLPPDEITTTTSKTVKKENVLEKAPLNVKKALKENVEVKMVDPVRIVQEKSLELPLTTHKPKIIEIIKEEPKKNKPLNRKIGEERLRKIQEKRKNILNPTLPPSNIKKRKAVIESGDNIEEIPQTNQYVNEDQLKKTLEKYYMDSFQLKGVNFPAQAPQQPVLVQYYQQIPVVPTTIRYERYEPEEIPRRYIEVEKIPKKIELEEIKVKPVLKNVEKNFVLKVDENGTKNEENVTRNEEIGRKYEEKDEVKEDKEENEKRNEKNYVEEKNLEREDYKRVNDDAERRNHHRRLKQNQFFYPLLISRRDLRNFKRKPQSVQDYYELHSPKIMKNDKEKVDEGKKIVNDEENKSNEEGYEEFVPILLENIQLFYPEPHNYEENGNEKPRKAKIEVEDIKDQEIKINKPEVQLDQKFLNNVKPQTFFPIEIEESNQNLPIKEDVTEKSLKQDVKEIKYPFIIEDLYPKSRINSEREIIPKINNEQKDISQKSFQVVNEENLKQEVKRIEELYPKARIDSEREIIPKINNEQKDISQKSFQVVNEEESKQGVKRIEELYPKAKIDSETKIIPKINNEQKEISQKSFQVVNEENSKQGVKEIKYPFIIEQVYPKARINSEREIIPKINNEQKDISQKSFQVVNEENLKQGVKKNQYPFIIEELYPNSATEIIPKKNNEQKDISPKNFQVVNEESLKQEVKGIVEELYPKVRINSETEMIPKINNEQKDTSPKNFQSERGRRKFKAPNKTQNVTPSETRSVIKENDDKEDNYPKLYLEDREKWKKTFEKERKNENLNPNPIEFRVVYPAKEEVEDINQYKSRIEELPRPRPFQKPLEERNNDDKEEERKNKENENEDDLRKVNDKFEERNDKEIRDDESEESDSIEDDSREISDEETSEEDSSERRQPRSRKRESREVSSEELQKPEKPNLRKKFNKKISPRIPQAQHLIRRESPDDEEDIIENVMGEEMFGRKLIRKKRSVEKYPNYNSKNFDKSSGFRYAENPETILTKTTNQMVLYDRVEETDCPETEDINPINKTEYDPKTRIKGKLSNQIDCLKKKYFGENPLDNPIFSEEYDGTISSSSRLGKSESLPKAEPYVMRRRIIKRRPNPVNPVIRGIMERRYPQRYNQKPQIKEKEADEYFSEVHYKQEIKPSEQLNVFADIINNIKNSNEDKKDVAMSESNNEEIYVRRKPIRNMNRYSKIRTTMRPFLPTPVPTERKKKLPMRILEEHKDADEIIIVKKPPPIYRNPPPKRKQEKPKEIEEDEETSSSDQMEKFIYNGLRPPPKEPYRHPNFYNREQSKISNKRRRIKRNRGSTLYSEIRRNKNETAEEIDDYVPHRNRNFHYDEKTGKIVYDKPEKKEEEEVEYDYVEEATHPPAKKKEVKRFPPTPPPGPNYLDYIKILKSNPNYTIIEDPKKEEEDITKNAVTSSESNNTSTGLPEYLSILKKLKEDKSYKVYLDPKNNEKNDQEVKSTKKDEEIEINKEEIQNSPGVQGILGLDSPLPVFDISEFVPKTKDYSPKTPIDTSKYTNIRRNPNTKKIQDEEIEVLTTTPQIQTIEIPTTSSKPTTPIIIVSRKRVNSSPRTLKPSLNQRRQRGRSRFRSTTEKNKNVDENIRNRRNLHRRNYEIPRNHRRDYSIKSRNDIEAFNPTPRSITLNVINQTDFLKLNQPKINRENVEIKDSDTNKKNGGNYKYKKVQIKITRNYKPEENEESNNNDEDVKKSGKIIPKDFFEDPKLAERINTLKEKNNFEITETFFQEENVPDDDDDDDEEKYERTTEKILTTTKRVPKIIKDPSKRLYFYAPI encoded by the exons atgtttttcttaaaagtaATCGTCTTCTATACGAGTGTTTGTGTTTATAATGGAAATGGTGTTAAAGTCCCAATTCGGCCAAACGAAGAAAGTCTTCGAGTGCTCGTTCAAGACCCCACGATTGGTgtccaagaaattaatttatttcgagATTTAAACCCATCACTAATTGTTAAAAAGCAAGATGAGTTAGTTGAAGATGCGATTAAgaaagttgaagaaaaatcTGGCGTCAACGATGtggagaaagaaaaaattatgaatgcTTATTTAGAAAGGTTAAGGCAAGTTGGTGAAGATGGTTATAGCGGGattagaaatagaaatttggAGTTTTATGAACAAAGAAAAGATGGACCAAAGAAAGTTAATGATGAAAATAAAGATCTAGAAGAAGATAATGGAAAAGAGGAATCACAAAAAATCTCAAAGAgtcaaaaaacttttgataaatttatctcgATACCTTTCGAAACGAAAAGCGACCAAAACAacgagaaaaataataatcaattagGAAATAGCGTTCAAACACTTTCTAAGAGAAAATATCATAAAGATAAAGTAATAAACGAACCTGAAATTGATGAAGATAATTATAAAGAACCAATAAGTTATCACGAAGATCCCGGTCCAATTCCAACTAAAGTAAATTATCCAGGTCAAGGTCAATGGGCAAGAAAAGGTCGTAAACACAAACCCCACGTAACCGTGCACAAACACCTTTACCCGGAAACAGATCACGAAAACATCAATAAAAACggagaatttgaaatttacgatcacaacaaaaacatttaCGACGAAGAACGAGAAGGTTATTttaacaacttaaaaaaatactcCGAAGGATACAACACTGACGAAACCAACCACGAAGAAGAACCCCAAGATTTCATTCCATACCGAACTTACTCGCAAGTACGAAGAAGCGACGTCGAAAGAAGAATACCGAAAAAAGGGCGATCCTCATCAAAgcgaaattcgaaaaaatctaaaaaaaagaaagataaacgattaaaagagattcaaaaaaatagtaaagctCACACTGTTTATACCGAAGAAGGATACGAAGATAGCGCTTATGATCACGGTGGTAGTGAGAAAAAAGGTGATAAAGTCGAGAAAGATAAAAGAATTCAcgaagaaaatcaaaaaattaaaagcgatgAAATTCGACCGGAAGATGAAAGTGAGAATGAAGAGATTTTGAGACACGATCGTTATGAACcggaaaaagaagaaagtgAATCGAGAGTTAACGAGAGAAGAATAAGAACGGCGAGAAg AAAAATCAAAGAGAATgaaaataaggaaaaaaatGAGAAAGGAAATGagaatgaaaataaagaaaaggaTGCAATTGTAACTAGAGAAGGTGAACCATCGAAATATTTTACTTATGAGAATGAAGATTGGTTTCAACAATATAgatttgataatattaatgattattttacTTTACCTCCGGATGAAATTACAACAACCACTTCTAAGAcggttaaaaaagaaaatgttttggaaAAGGCAcctttaaatgtaaaaaaggcattaaaagaaaatgttgagGTAAAAATGGTTGATCCAGTTCGAATTGTGCaagaaaaatctttagaaTTGCCATTAACAACTCATAAACctaaaataatcgaaattataaaagaagaacctaaaaaaaataaaccattaaatcgaaaaattggTGAAGAACGTCtaagaaaaattcaagaaaaacgaaaaaacattttaaacccAACTTTACCACCTTCTaacataaagaaaagaaaagctgTGATTGAATCCGGTGATAATATCGAAGAAATTCCTCAAACGAATCAATATGTGAACGAAGATCAACTCAAAAAAACATTGGAGAAGTATTACATGGATTCTTTTCAGTTAAAAGGAGTTAATTTCCCAGCCCAAGCTCCCCAACAACCAGTTCTCGTCCAATATTATCAACAAATTCCGGTTGTTCCAACAACAATCCGTTATGAACGATACGAACCGGAAGAAATCCCAAGAAGATATATTGAGGTTGAAAAGATTCCGAAAAAAATCGAACTTGAAGAAATTAAGGTTAaacctgttttgaaaaatgttgaaaagaattttgttttaaaagttgatgaaaatggaacaaaaaatgaagaaaatgtgacaagaaatgaagaaattggaagaaaatatgaagaaaaagaTGAGGTAAAAGAAGATAAGGAGGAAAAtgagaaaagaaatgaaaaaaattatgttgaagaaaaaaatcttgaacGAGAAGACTATAAAAGAGTAAATGATGATGCTGAAAGAAGAAATCATCATCGtagattaaaacaaaatcaatttttttatcccttattaatttcaagaagagatttgagaaattttaaacgaaaacCACAATCAGTTCAAGATTATTACGAATTGCATAGTccaaaaataatgaaaaatgataAGGAGAAAGTTGATGAAGGGAAGAAAATTGTTAatgatgaagaaaataaatctaatGAAGAAGGGTACGAAGAATTCGTTCCAATTTTGTTAGAAAATATCCAATTATTTTATCCAGAACCTCATAATTACGAAGAGAATGGAAATGAGAAACCAAGAAAAgctaaaattgaggttgaagatataaaagatcaagaaattaaaataaataaaccagAAGTACAACTAGATCAaaagtttcttaataatgttaagCCACAAACTTTTTTTCCAATCGAAATCGAAGAATCTAACCAAAATCTTCCAATAAAAGAAGATGTAActgaaaaaagtttaaaacaagACGTCAAAGAGATTAAGTATCCTTTTATAATTGAAGATCTTTATCCGAAATCAAGGATTAATTCTGAAAGagaaataattccaaaaataaataatgagcAGAAagatatttctcaaaaaagcTTTCAAGTTGTAaatgaggaaaatttaaaacaagaagTCAAAAGGATTGAAGAACTTTATCCAAAAGCAAGAATAGATTCTGAAAGagaaataattccaaaaataaataatgagcAAAAagatatttctcaaaaaagcTTTCAAGTTGTAAATGAAGAAGAATCAAAACAAGGAGTGAAAAGGATTGAAGAACTTTATCCAAAAGCAAAAATAGATtctgaaacaaaaataattccaaaaataaataatgagcaaaaagaaatttctcaaaaaagcTTTCAAGTtgtaaatgaagaaaattcaaaacaagGAGTGAAAGAGATTAAGTATCCTTTTATAATTGAACAAGTTTATCCAAAAGCAAGAATAAATTCTGAAAGagaaataattccaaaaataaataatgaacaaaaagatatttctcaaaaaagcTTTCAAGTtgtaaatgaagaaaatttaaaacaaggaGTCAAAAAGAATCAGTATCCTTTTATAATTGAAGAACTTTATCCAAATTCTGCAACagaaataattccaaaaaaaaataatgagcaAAAAGATATTTCTCCAAAAAACTTTCAAGTTGTAAATGAAGAAAGTTTAAAACAAGAAGTCAAAGGGATTGTTGAAGAACTTTATCCAAAAGTAAGAATAAATTCTGAAACAGAAATgataccaaaaataaataatgagcAAAAAGATACTTCTCCAAAAAACTTTCAATCAGAAAGAGGAAGAAGAAAGTTTAAAGCTCCAAATAAAACTCAAAATGTAACTCCAAGTGAAACACGAAGtgtaattaaagaaaacgatGATAAAGAAGATAATTATCCTAAGTTATATTTAgaagatagagaaaaatggaagaaaacttttgaaaaagaaagaaaaaatgaaaatttgaatcCAAATCCAATTGAATTTAGAGTGGTCTATCCAGCGAAAGAAGAAGTTGAAGATATAAATCAATATAAAAGTAGGATTGAAGAATTACCTCGTCCACGTCCATTTCAAAAACCTTTGgaagaaagaaataatgatgataaggaagaagaaagaaaaaataaagaaaatgaaaatgaagacGATTTAAGAAAAGTGAATGATAAATTTGAAGAAAGAAATGATAAAGAGATAAGAGATGATGAATCTGAAGAAAGTGATTCAATAGAAGATGATTCTCGTGAAATTTCTGATGAAGAAACATCTGAAGAGGATTCCtcagaaagaagacaacctagaagtagaaaacGAGAGTCCAGAGAAGTTTCTTCTGAAGAATTGCAAAAAccagaaaaaccaaatttaagaaaaaaatttaataaaaagatttcaCCGAGAATTCCACAAGCTCAACATTTAATAAGAAGAGAATCACCAGACGATGAAGAAGATATAATCGAAAACGTGATGGGAGAAGAAATGTTTGGAAGAAAATTAATCCGTAAAAAACGTTCCGTTGAAAAATACCcaaattataactcaaaaaatttcGATAAATCATCCGGATTTCGTTACGCAGAAAATCCAGAAACGATTCTAACAAAAACGACAAATCAAATGGTTCTTTACGATCGAGTTGAAGAAACTGATTGTCCTGAAACTGAAGATATCAATCCAATTAATAAAACTGAGTATGATCCTAAAACGAGAATAAAAGGGAAATTATCGAATCAAATTGAttgtttaaagaagaaatatttCGGGGAAAACCCGTTAGATAACCCTATATTTAGTGAAGAATACGATGGAACGATTTCTTCTTCGTCAAGGTTGGGAAAATCGGAGAGTTTGCCAAAAGCTGAACCTTACGTGATGAGGcgaagaattattaaaagaagacCTAATCCGGTTAATCCGGTTATAAGGGGGATCATGGAAAGAAGATATCCGCAAAGATATAATCAGAAAcctcaaattaaagaaaaagaagctGATGAATATTTTAGCGaagttcattataaacaagaaattaaaccaagtgaacaattaaatgtttttgctgatataattaataatataaaaaattcgaATGAGGATAAAAAAGATGTTGCAATGAGCGAGTCGAATAATGAAGAGATTTATGTTAGGAGGAAACCAATTCGGAATATGAatcgttattcaaaaataagaaCAACAATGAGACCATTTTTACCAACTCCGGTACCAAcggaaagaaaaaagaaattaccaATGAGGATTTTAGAAGAACATAAAGATGctgacgaaattattattgttaaaaaaccACCCCCTATATACAGGAATCCCCCtccaaaaagaaaacaagaaaagcCTAAAGAAATcgaagaagatgaagaaacCTCATCTTCTGATcaaatggaaaaatttatatataacgGATTAAGACCACCACCTAAAGAACCTTATAGACacccaaatttttataatcgagAACAAAGTAAAATATCGAATAAACGAAGAAGAATCAAAAGAAATCGGGGAAGCACTTTATACTCGGAAATAAGAAGGAATAAAAACGAAACTGCTGAAGAAATCGATGATTATGTTCCGCATCGTAATCGAAATTTCCATTATGACGAGAAAACTgggaaaattgtttatgataaACCCGAAAAAAAGGAGGAAGAAGAAGTGGAGTATGATTATGTTGAGGAAGCAACACATCCGCCTGCGAAGAAGAAGGAGGTTAAAAGATTTCCACCAACGCCACCACCAGGTCCGAATTATTtagattatattaaaatattaaagagtAATCCGAATTATACGATTATTGAGGATCCTAAAAAAGAGGAGGAAGATATCACAAAGAATGCTGTTACTTCGAGTGAATCAAATAATACAAGTACAGGGCTTCCTGAGTATCTCtcaatattgaaaaaacttAAAGAAGATAAATCTTATAAAGTGTATTTGGAtccaaaaaataatgaaaaaaatgatCAAGAAGTAAAATCAACGAAAAAAGACgaagaaatagaaataaataaagaagaaatacAAAATTCGCCGGGAGTTCAAGGCATCTTAGGATTAGATTCGCCACTTCctgtttttgatatttccgAATTTGTGCCAAAAACCAAAGATTACAGTCCAAAAACGCCAATTGATACATCAAAATACACCAACATACGAAGAAATCCCAACACGAAGAAAATACAAGATGAAGAAATTGAAGTTTTAACAACAACCCCTCAAATCCAAACGATTGAAATCCCAACAACTTCATCAAAACCAACCACTCCGATTATAATTGTGTCAAGAAAGAGAGTTAATTCATCTCCGAGGACTTTAAAACCGAGTTTAAATCAAAGGAGACAAAGAGGAAGGAGTAGATTTCGCTCAACAacggaaaaaaataaaaatgttgatgaaaatataagaaatcgAAGAAATTTGCATCGAAGAAATTATGAAATTCCGAGGAATCATCGTAGGGATTATTCGATTAAATCGAGGAATGATATTGAAGCTTTTAATCCGACTCCGAGGAGTATCACGTTAAATGTAATCAATCaaactgattttttaaaattaaatcaaccgAAAATAAATCGTGAAAATGTCGAAATTAAAGATTCCGATACGAATAAAAAGAATGGGGGGAATTATAAGTATAAAAAggtacaaattaaaataacgaGGAATTATAAACccgaagaaaatgaagaatcaaataataatgatgAAGATGTTAAAAAATCGGGTAAAATAATCcccaaagatttttttgaagatcCTAAATTGGCGGAGAGAATCAATACTTTAAAAGAGAAGAataattttgagataaccGAAACGTTTTttcaagaagaaaatgttcccgatgatgatgatgatgatgatgaagaaaagTATGAAAGGACtaccgaaaaaattttaacgacgACGAAGAGGgtaccaaaaattattaaagatccTAGTAAAAGATTGTATTTTTATGCACCTATTTAG